A stretch of the Acidilobus sp. 7A genome encodes the following:
- a CDS encoding DUF1152 domain-containing protein, translated as MKFRSLEEAVSGRKVLVLGIGGGGDVAGAMYLYEKVRRLGGRPLLGSVVWERYSIDPYPGPIPLEAMVDIDVIGDSAALVDKGSYALRFGREVKPQVVRAAELLNEKVLFVDLSKGSEGVRRALEASRDQLGVELVLGVDVGGDVLALGCEDSLWSPLADSVSLTGLRSAKVDSLLAVHGPGADGELPTELVLSYISDVASRGGLVGVYGINEAEAEVLERATKAIETEASLMPLLAFRGRQGPVKMREGSRSVRLSMALASTYVLDTEVVYLRSPLAQAVDGTMGISQARQSLNSRCIYTELDLEYDLFEMRGATSPRPMTLEDIRREGIGRLIRQGCKPLKC; from the coding sequence TTGAAGTTCAGGAGCCTTGAGGAGGCCGTCTCAGGGAGGAAGGTGCTGGTCCTCGGCATAGGTGGCGGCGGCGACGTCGCTGGGGCGATGTACCTGTACGAGAAGGTGAGGAGGCTGGGCGGGAGGCCCCTCCTGGGCTCGGTGGTCTGGGAGAGGTACAGCATAGACCCTTACCCAGGCCCCATACCGCTTGAGGCCATGGTTGACATTGACGTTATCGGCGACTCCGCCGCCCTCGTGGACAAGGGCTCCTACGCGCTCAGGTTCGGCAGGGAGGTGAAGCCTCAGGTCGTCAGGGCTGCAGAGCTCCTCAACGAGAAGGTCCTCTTCGTTGACCTGAGCAAGGGCAGCGAGGGCGTGAGGAGGGCCCTGGAGGCCTCAAGGGACCAGCTGGGGGTCGAGCTCGTCCTCGGCGTTGACGTCGGCGGCGACGTTCTTGCCTTGGGCTGCGAGGACAGCCTCTGGAGCCCCCTGGCTGACTCCGTGTCTCTAACGGGGCTGCGCTCGGCTAAGGTGGACAGCCTCCTGGCGGTTCATGGCCCCGGCGCCGACGGGGAGCTGCCGACAGAGCTCGTGCTGTCATATATCTCTGACGTCGCCAGCAGAGGAGGGCTGGTTGGGGTCTACGGCATAAACGAGGCTGAGGCTGAGGTCCTTGAGAGGGCGACCAAGGCCATTGAGACCGAGGCCTCCCTGATGCCGCTGCTTGCCTTCAGGGGGAGGCAGGGGCCCGTGAAGATGAGGGAGGGCAGCAGGTCTGTCAGGCTCTCCATGGCTCTGGCCTCGACCTATGTGCTTGACACAGAGGTTGTCTACTTAAGGAGCCCCCTGGCCCAGGCAGTTGACGGCACTATGGGCATATCGCAGGCCAGGCAGTCACTCAACTCTAGGTGCATTTACACCGAGCTCGACCTTGAGTATGACCTGTTTGAAATGAGGGGCGCCACAAGCCCGAGGCCCATGACACTTGAGGACATCAGGAGGGAGGGTATAGGAAGGCTGATAAGGCAGGGCTGCAAGCCACTCAAGTGTTGA
- a CDS encoding SDR family oxidoreductase has product MICSAVVTGASSGVGLEAAHALASRGCDLLLIARGRERLEGVARDISARYGVRALAYHADISQRGSESIVDEARGKLGDIDVAVLSYGNPPCEPCEPADASWDDWEQAQRMYITFPARFMGRLARVNGKKATVILISSFSSRSPMWPTGLSDVVRADLPAMAKLFSRKYPDRLRVLVLELGSFRTPGAERLIGALAAREGLSANDYWTKVASMSPLRRLGRPEELREVIAWLAFSPEYLTGATVLFDGATLQAV; this is encoded by the coding sequence TTGATATGCTCAGCCGTCGTGACGGGCGCCAGCAGCGGCGTAGGCCTTGAGGCAGCCCACGCGCTGGCGTCAAGGGGCTGCGACCTGCTGCTCATTGCCAGGGGGAGGGAGAGGCTCGAGGGGGTGGCAAGGGACATCTCAGCTAGGTACGGGGTCAGGGCCCTCGCTTACCATGCAGACATCTCCCAGAGGGGCTCGGAGTCAATAGTGGACGAAGCCAGGGGGAAGCTGGGTGACATAGACGTCGCAGTCCTGAGCTACGGCAACCCTCCCTGTGAGCCCTGCGAGCCCGCCGACGCCTCCTGGGACGACTGGGAGCAGGCCCAGAGGATGTACATAACCTTCCCCGCCAGGTTCATGGGCAGGCTCGCCAGGGTCAACGGCAAAAAGGCTACAGTTATACTCATATCTAGCTTCTCATCCCGCTCCCCCATGTGGCCAACAGGGCTGAGCGACGTTGTAAGGGCAGACCTCCCGGCCATGGCGAAGCTCTTCTCGAGGAAGTACCCCGACAGGCTCAGGGTGCTGGTCCTTGAGCTCGGCAGCTTCAGGACGCCGGGGGCGGAGAGGCTCATAGGTGCCCTGGCGGCCAGGGAGGGGCTCAGCGCCAACGACTACTGGACTAAGGTGGCCTCCATGTCACCCCTCAGGAGGCTCGGCAGGCCGGAGGAGCTGAGGGAGGTCATAGCATGGCTTGCCTTCTCCCCAGAGTACCTCACGGGCGCGACGGTGCTCTTTGACGGGGCGACCCTGCAGGCGGTATGA
- a CDS encoding ABC transporter ATP-binding protein: protein MAETVLELRDVVKRFGSREALRGVSLRLGGGEFMGLVGPNGAGKTTLIRVSLGLLRRDSGEVRLLGGDPFIDPTAREGVGVIFERPSLPPTMPVAELLERVARIYGASRDDVKEAVELAGLKGYEARPFGQLSAGLKQRAAIAHALLSDPKFIVADEPTSNLDPVERVAVLQLLSRLKKERGVTILLSSHVLSEVLKVVDRIAVIKSGKVVAEGAPDEVVGSLKIARIRAPDPASLAKALAGRGLSAEPGLQDVTVKLRGQEDERLMLLVLADAVASGLRYYGIDLVEPGLEELLKEV, encoded by the coding sequence TTGGCCGAGACAGTATTAGAGCTTAGGGACGTGGTGAAGAGGTTCGGCAGCAGGGAGGCGTTGAGGGGGGTCAGCCTGAGGCTTGGCGGCGGCGAGTTCATGGGCCTCGTGGGCCCCAACGGCGCAGGCAAGACAACGCTGATCAGGGTCTCCCTCGGCCTCCTGAGGAGGGACTCCGGCGAGGTCAGGCTCCTCGGCGGGGACCCCTTCATTGACCCCACGGCGAGGGAGGGCGTGGGCGTGATATTTGAGAGGCCTTCCCTGCCGCCCACTATGCCCGTGGCTGAGCTCCTTGAGAGGGTCGCAAGGATATACGGGGCCTCAAGGGACGACGTAAAGGAGGCCGTGGAGCTGGCGGGCCTTAAGGGGTACGAGGCAAGGCCCTTCGGGCAGCTCTCGGCGGGGCTGAAGCAGAGGGCTGCTATAGCCCACGCGCTCCTCTCAGACCCCAAGTTCATAGTTGCAGACGAGCCCACGAGCAACCTTGACCCAGTTGAGAGGGTTGCCGTGCTCCAGCTGCTCTCGCGCCTCAAGAAGGAGAGGGGGGTTACCATACTGCTCTCGAGCCACGTGCTCTCAGAGGTCCTCAAGGTCGTTGACAGGATAGCCGTAATCAAGTCAGGCAAGGTGGTAGCTGAGGGAGCGCCTGACGAGGTCGTGGGCTCGCTCAAGATAGCCAGGATAAGGGCCCCTGACCCAGCCTCCCTAGCTAAGGCGCTCGCTGGGAGGGGGCTAAGCGCGGAGCCTGGGCTTCAGGACGTGACAGTTAAGCTGAGGGGCCAGGAGGACGAGAGGCTCATGCTGCTTGTCCTCGCTGACGCCGTGGCCTCAGGCCTCAGGTATTACGGCATAGACCTGGTGGAGCCCGGCCTGGAGGAGCTGCTGAAGGAGGTGTGA
- a CDS encoding RNA-binding protein (Sso10b; forms dimers; interacts with silencing protein Sir2 which regulates Alba by deacetylation of a lysine residue which affects DNA binding affinity; binds double-stranded DNA tightly distributed uniformly and abundantly on the chromosome) yields the protein MSQGQQEVEVLIGKKPAVNYVLAIIEAFNSSPNALVKVKARGKAICKAVDVIGAVRGRYFKNLYVKSFSADYEEVTMQDGSKVKLPAVEIAVALTPQPSGQTS from the coding sequence ATGTCGCAGGGGCAGCAGGAGGTCGAGGTGCTCATAGGTAAGAAGCCGGCAGTAAACTACGTGCTTGCTATAATTGAGGCCTTCAACTCCTCGCCCAACGCCCTAGTCAAGGTAAAGGCGAGGGGGAAGGCAATATGCAAGGCAGTTGACGTAATAGGGGCGGTCAGGGGCAGGTACTTCAAGAACCTCTACGTTAAGTCGTTCAGCGCGGACTACGAGGAGGTTACGATGCAGGACGGCAGCAAGGTGAAGCTCCCAGCGGTTGAAATAGCGGTGGCGCTCACTCCTCAGCCTTCAGGCCAAACCTCCTGA
- a CDS encoding signal recognition particle protein Srp54: protein MLEGLKEAVRKFLGGGPSYKDSVEEFIRDLQRELIRADVNVALVKKLSDSIRQAALQQEPPAGVSRRDWFLKVVYDQLVSLFGGEEQPGAEPRKLPWVILLVGVQGSGKTTTAGKLARFYSARGYRVGLVSTDTYRPGALEQLRTLAQLSGALFYGEQSGRAEEIASRGLKELASRGAQVIIVDTAGRHGYGDEQALLDEMRRIADAVRPDEVALVIDAAIGQKAYDLARRFHEATPIGSIIVTKLDGTARGGGVLSAVAATGARVKFIGTGEKVEELEPFDPRRFVARVLGLGDVESLLERVREAEAEERAVKVVEEDIEKGRVNMRTIYAQLKSIRRLGPLSRVLEMLPTSTLPVKIGDEQAKLGEEKIKRWLHIIESMTYEELDNPDMIDRGRMRRIAIGSGATVNDVKELLAYYRSVKTVVKRLKRDRSLLRRFGLKAEE from the coding sequence GTGCTGGAGGGCCTTAAGGAGGCAGTGAGGAAGTTCCTGGGCGGCGGGCCGAGCTACAAGGACTCAGTCGAGGAGTTCATAAGGGACCTGCAGAGGGAGCTGATAAGGGCTGACGTCAACGTTGCCCTGGTCAAGAAGCTTAGTGACTCCATAAGGCAGGCGGCCCTCCAGCAGGAGCCTCCAGCTGGGGTCAGCAGGAGGGACTGGTTCCTCAAGGTAGTCTATGACCAGCTTGTGAGCCTCTTCGGGGGCGAGGAGCAGCCAGGCGCTGAGCCGAGGAAGCTGCCGTGGGTCATCCTGCTGGTGGGCGTCCAGGGCTCCGGCAAGACAACGACGGCCGGGAAGCTAGCCAGGTTCTACAGCGCCAGGGGCTACAGGGTGGGCCTAGTCAGCACTGACACCTACAGGCCAGGGGCCCTTGAGCAGCTCAGGACCCTGGCCCAGCTCTCCGGGGCCCTCTTCTACGGCGAGCAGTCAGGCAGGGCCGAGGAGATAGCCTCCAGGGGCCTCAAGGAGCTGGCCTCGAGGGGGGCCCAGGTCATAATCGTCGACACCGCCGGGAGGCACGGCTACGGCGACGAGCAGGCGCTCCTTGATGAGATGAGGAGGATAGCTGACGCAGTGAGGCCTGACGAGGTGGCCCTCGTAATAGACGCCGCCATAGGCCAGAAGGCCTACGATTTGGCGAGGAGGTTCCACGAGGCAACGCCCATAGGGAGCATCATAGTCACAAAGCTTGACGGCACCGCGAGGGGAGGCGGCGTCCTCTCAGCGGTTGCCGCCACGGGCGCCAGGGTCAAGTTCATAGGCACAGGGGAGAAGGTGGAGGAGCTCGAGCCCTTCGACCCCCGCAGGTTTGTGGCGAGGGTCCTCGGCCTCGGCGACGTAGAGTCCCTGCTGGAGAGGGTGAGGGAGGCTGAGGCCGAGGAGAGGGCGGTTAAGGTCGTTGAGGAGGACATAGAGAAGGGCAGGGTCAACATGAGGACCATATACGCCCAGCTCAAGTCTATAAGGAGGCTTGGCCCCCTCAGCAGGGTCCTTGAGATGCTGCCCACCTCCACGCTCCCCGTCAAGATAGGGGACGAGCAGGCTAAGCTGGGAGAGGAGAAGATTAAGAGGTGGCTCCATATAATAGAGAGCATGACCTACGAGGAGCTTGATAACCCTGACATGATAGACAGAGGCAGGATGAGGAGGATAGCCATAGGGAGCGGGGCCACAGTTAACGACGTGAAGGAACTGCTGGCCTACTACAGGTCGGTGAAGACGGTAGTGAAGAGGCTTAAGAGGGACAGGTCGCTCCTCAGGAGGTTTGGCCTGAAGGCTGAGGAGTGA
- a CDS encoding DUF711 family protein — protein sequence MSFEVRAVTLHLGVTASEADELSEALEGAVSSLLEAVDSAASEVGRRPTYVRVALPSPGGAELRGLAKALEGLASQAAISVGQLELSVSPEDLKALASAGLYASLMLREPSWQQARAAASLIASVASEDPSLATRVAVNVSGEDHFITPYYPLASAIPGRRLVTAALTYPSFLAAAYRSGGLGGLTKAIAEAHGVAEALAKAVASGVNAEYAGVDLSVSPWMEDSSLGLVEEVSGVRMPRPGFVVGVRLVNEAVEAASSGLRAVGFNEVMLPVGEDSKLKARVSEGDVNARYLAMLTGACVAGLDMVAVPADTQGVAGLILDVASYSRAKGRTLGVRVIPVEGAEPGDKVDLDRFGEAPVIAI from the coding sequence GTGAGCTTTGAGGTCAGGGCAGTAACACTTCACCTTGGAGTCACGGCCTCGGAGGCCGACGAGCTTTCAGAGGCCCTCGAGGGCGCGGTGAGCTCCCTACTGGAGGCCGTCGACTCAGCTGCATCAGAGGTCGGCAGGAGGCCGACGTACGTCAGGGTAGCCCTTCCCAGCCCAGGGGGCGCTGAGCTCAGGGGCCTCGCGAAGGCCCTCGAGGGGCTGGCCTCCCAGGCGGCTATAAGCGTCGGGCAGCTGGAGCTGAGCGTCAGCCCAGAGGACCTTAAGGCGCTGGCCTCCGCCGGCCTCTACGCCTCCCTCATGCTGAGGGAGCCGAGCTGGCAGCAGGCGAGGGCGGCGGCCTCCCTCATAGCGTCTGTGGCATCAGAGGACCCCTCCCTTGCTACCAGGGTTGCTGTCAACGTCTCTGGGGAGGACCACTTCATAACACCATACTACCCTCTGGCCTCAGCGATCCCTGGGAGGCGCCTGGTCACGGCCGCCCTGACCTACCCCTCGTTCCTTGCAGCGGCCTACAGGTCAGGGGGGCTCGGCGGCCTCACGAAGGCAATAGCTGAGGCCCACGGGGTCGCGGAGGCCCTTGCAAAGGCCGTGGCCTCAGGGGTCAACGCTGAGTATGCCGGGGTCGACCTCAGCGTCTCACCCTGGATGGAGGACTCATCGCTGGGGCTCGTCGAGGAGGTCTCAGGCGTCAGGATGCCGAGGCCTGGCTTCGTAGTGGGCGTCAGGCTGGTCAACGAGGCCGTAGAGGCCGCCTCGTCAGGCCTTAGGGCTGTCGGCTTCAACGAGGTCATGCTCCCCGTGGGCGAGGACTCAAAGCTCAAGGCTAGGGTAAGCGAGGGCGACGTCAACGCCAGGTACCTTGCCATGCTCACTGGGGCCTGCGTGGCCGGCCTAGACATGGTTGCCGTGCCTGCCGACACGCAGGGGGTGGCAGGGCTCATACTTGACGTGGCCTCCTACTCAAGGGCCAAGGGGAGGACGCTGGGGGTGAGGGTCATACCTGTGGAAGGCGCGGAGCCTGGGGACAAGGTAGACCTTGACCGCTTCGGCGAGGCCCCAGTAATTGCCATCTAG
- a CDS encoding archaellin/type IV pilin N-terminal domain-containing protein → MPRRNRKGMVGIDTAIILIAFVLVAAAVAFVTLDMGMTSAQKAKQTMESGLQESSTALQVDGDVMAYVNTSGNVQVIYIPLGVTPGTGYVSFAKNLLSVSLIGGNMSYANIYNGVAEMISGSNSNLTAIAVSLKGTGADAVVYFIHGNITPFVLGPYGQALLVIHLPYGLPAYKSFTVTISPSVGGAITVSRIIPPDNVTNTVIDLG, encoded by the coding sequence ATGCCCAGGAGAAATAGGAAGGGAATGGTGGGCATCGACACGGCCATAATCCTCATAGCGTTCGTCCTGGTGGCAGCCGCGGTGGCGTTCGTGACTCTCGATATGGGAATGACCTCGGCCCAGAAGGCCAAGCAGACTATGGAGAGCGGCCTCCAGGAGTCCTCGACGGCGCTGCAGGTCGACGGCGACGTTATGGCTTACGTTAACACAAGCGGTAATGTGCAGGTTATATACATACCGCTGGGCGTGACCCCTGGCACCGGCTACGTGAGCTTTGCCAAGAACCTATTGTCGGTATCGCTGATAGGCGGCAACATGAGCTACGCTAACATATACAACGGCGTCGCTGAGATGATCAGTGGCTCAAATTCAAACCTGACCGCTATTGCAGTTAGCCTCAAAGGTACTGGAGCCGACGCCGTGGTCTACTTCATACATGGCAACATAACGCCCTTCGTGCTGGGTCCCTACGGCCAGGCCCTGCTGGTTATACACCTGCCGTACGGGCTGCCTGCATATAAGAGCTTCACGGTCACAATATCTCCCAGCGTAGGAGGGGCCATCACTGTAAGCAGGATCATACCGCCTGACAACGTGACTAACACGGTAATAGATCTCGGATGA
- a CDS encoding ATPase domain-containing protein, which translates to MPGETMELNLTLSQQALRGQPITVTVVPLKAPLPSIPLHRAPKVILSTGNEEVDSRLGGGIPHPSLIAIEGDNGSGKTSIALLLAQTYLRAGLSVAYFTNEGSSYTFISKAKESGFDLFGYFIGGSLRVYTMNVGIPVTRDTAERLLGALAYVFTSGKLNFNAAVIDTLSYLSSAAPEGSIKMLFEALRKSADRGMSVVVTFHPNTLPKTLSEPIKATCDGYIRLSEASLGGRRLKVLTVVKFKGLPSGAQSSITFDVDPAFGIKVIPIVLS; encoded by the coding sequence ATGCCAGGCGAGACCATGGAGCTCAACCTGACGCTGTCGCAGCAGGCCCTAAGGGGTCAGCCAATAACGGTAACAGTGGTACCCCTTAAAGCACCCCTGCCCAGTATTCCTTTACACCGGGCCCCTAAAGTGATACTCAGCACTGGGAACGAAGAGGTGGACTCAAGGCTTGGAGGAGGCATACCTCACCCAAGCCTTATAGCCATTGAGGGCGACAACGGCTCGGGCAAAACCAGCATCGCGCTCCTGCTCGCACAGACCTACCTGAGGGCGGGCCTCTCGGTGGCTTACTTCACCAACGAGGGAAGCAGCTACACTTTCATAAGCAAGGCTAAGGAGTCCGGCTTCGACCTCTTCGGCTACTTCATCGGGGGGTCGCTGAGGGTCTACACCATGAACGTGGGGATTCCAGTGACAAGAGACACCGCTGAGAGGCTCCTGGGGGCCCTCGCTTACGTGTTCACCTCAGGGAAGCTGAACTTCAACGCAGCTGTGATAGACACGCTCTCATACCTGTCATCGGCCGCCCCAGAGGGCTCAATAAAGATGCTCTTCGAGGCCCTCAGGAAGTCTGCTGACAGAGGCATGAGCGTGGTCGTCACGTTTCACCCTAACACGCTGCCGAAGACACTCTCGGAGCCCATAAAGGCTACCTGCGACGGCTACATCAGGCTGAGCGAGGCGAGCCTCGGCGGCAGGAGGCTAAAGGTGCTGACTGTGGTTAAGTTCAAGGGCCTCCCCTCCGGGGCCCAGAGCTCCATAACCTTTGACGTGGACCCCGCCTTTGGCATCAAGGTGATACCCATAGTTCTGTCCTAA
- a CDS encoding type II/IV secretion system ATPase subunit: MEKLDSSLKKQRAYNVVYPVGGGVFIHAYSIKGSDMGKYAVIEPPRPSLELMKAIDVALANVISGEAPESAEERKRLLLSLLDRILEPTDSEVDYSSLASDIELRRVPVKREWADYVKYHVIRDKIGVGVLEPFLRDPYLEDISASGVGNIYIVHKIFNRMESNVGFSSEDELDSFVLRLGEKIGKPITRARPIVDATLPDGSRLNIVFGTDVSLRGTNFTIRKASKVPISVTQLIDWGTIDERVAAYTWMLLREGMSGFICGETASGKTTALNAIAVFIRPTYKVVTIEDTAEVQLPHPNWTRELARDTGRPETSVALFDLLRAALRQRPDYIIVGEIRGAEGAVAFQAMQTGHPVLSTFHAGDFTRLIQRLTGHPIDIPKPYMDNLNFAWFQASTYSKTGLLVRRMTALYEIVGYDPNTDSVSAIPVFTWDPSTDRFMFSGRGSSYLLEEKIARMRGLPRRDYRLIYDELDMRAAFLRELVNRKVFDYFQVFKAVVKAESLGVERALAELRAGRLDLS; encoded by the coding sequence ATGGAGAAGCTCGACTCCTCGCTGAAGAAGCAGAGGGCCTACAACGTGGTTTACCCAGTGGGAGGGGGCGTTTTCATCCACGCCTACTCTATCAAGGGCAGCGACATGGGTAAGTACGCAGTTATAGAGCCCCCAAGGCCCTCGCTCGAGCTCATGAAGGCGATAGACGTCGCCCTGGCAAACGTGATAAGCGGCGAGGCCCCAGAGTCGGCGGAGGAGAGGAAGAGGCTTCTCCTCTCACTCCTGGACAGGATACTTGAGCCAACGGACTCTGAGGTGGACTACTCGTCACTAGCCAGCGACATTGAGCTCAGGAGGGTTCCAGTGAAGAGGGAGTGGGCTGACTACGTAAAATACCACGTCATCAGGGACAAGATAGGGGTTGGGGTGCTGGAGCCCTTCCTCAGGGACCCCTACCTTGAGGACATATCGGCCAGCGGCGTTGGCAACATATACATAGTGCACAAGATATTCAACAGGATGGAGAGCAACGTGGGCTTCTCCTCAGAGGACGAGCTGGACTCCTTCGTGCTCAGGCTCGGCGAGAAGATAGGGAAGCCCATAACCAGGGCCAGGCCAATAGTGGACGCTACGCTGCCCGACGGAAGCAGGTTAAACATAGTGTTTGGCACTGACGTGAGCCTGAGGGGCACGAACTTCACGATAAGGAAGGCGTCAAAGGTGCCCATAAGCGTGACCCAGCTGATAGACTGGGGCACCATAGATGAGAGGGTCGCGGCCTATACGTGGATGCTGCTGAGGGAGGGCATGAGCGGCTTCATATGCGGCGAGACGGCCTCGGGGAAGACCACGGCGTTGAACGCCATAGCTGTCTTCATAAGGCCCACATATAAGGTTGTGACCATTGAGGACACTGCTGAGGTCCAGCTGCCCCACCCCAACTGGACCAGGGAGCTTGCCAGGGACACCGGGAGGCCTGAGACGAGCGTCGCCCTCTTCGACCTCCTCAGGGCCGCCCTGAGGCAGAGGCCTGACTACATAATTGTCGGTGAGATAAGGGGTGCCGAGGGCGCCGTGGCATTCCAGGCCATGCAGACGGGCCACCCAGTGCTCTCCACCTTCCACGCGGGCGACTTCACCAGGCTTATACAGAGGCTCACGGGACACCCCATAGATATACCCAAGCCCTACATGGATAACCTGAACTTCGCCTGGTTCCAGGCGTCCACGTACTCCAAGACGGGCCTGCTGGTCAGGAGAATGACGGCGCTTTACGAGATAGTGGGCTATGACCCTAACACGGACTCCGTGAGCGCAATTCCAGTGTTCACCTGGGACCCCTCCACGGACCGCTTCATGTTCTCGGGCAGGGGGTCCAGCTACCTGCTCGAGGAGAAGATAGCAAGGATGAGGGGCCTCCCCAGGAGGGACTACAGGCTCATATATGACGAGCTTGACATGAGGGCCGCCTTCCTCAGGGAGCTGGTCAACAGGAAGGTCTTTGACTACTTCCAGGTGTTCAAGGCTGTGGTGAAGGCTGAGAGCCTGGGCGTGGAGAGGGCCCTGGCGGAGCTGAGGGCAGGGAGGCTTGACCTATCTTGA
- a CDS encoding type II secretion system F family protein, with amino-acid sequence MSPRATKLKMPRLGPLHASAIIIAAGLLLMALSRGRLEVPSLLIMFSGAGVLLYWLLSHRTFIKLDVDFLYSLLHMYVVSTGSQPPGEVVRSASKGPYGHYSKVYRRAAELAKRWGYTVPEALSLSSRGERNKAFKEFMERLSVISAVGEEVTSFLKVEYETIKFNYQNYYNRSLDALNVLYGAYASTMVSVIFAVTTMMLLFFFFGGTSLRIVILSYIAALIAIAVLGVLVILKAPKDLFEARRSRNPTALLADLLAVAGLVLGVTISYMILSHGVNYVTVGISFIVFGLLFIPAGYVINNMENTIDDYDRFFPVVIRSLGIYLSQVPDLRQAIKELSRIEVGKLRKLLENLQASLSMGVDKSVAMAKFAAQTRSENIYRSLQVFSEVIDHGGDLSEAGVALSDHMNLLLTLRERKLQVTGNFLSTLILMHASVVAIMAFMAEMMYYFSQLLIPLRASISASFANVFVFGNINVPLLESSTIIFAAVITLINAYILAVTKVGSPRSFYLFLAILSIMSGGAIVGVAVLMSYLFHIFPVATAGLP; translated from the coding sequence TTGAGCCCCAGGGCGACAAAGCTTAAGATGCCAAGGCTAGGCCCGCTCCACGCCTCAGCGATAATCATAGCGGCTGGCCTCCTGCTGATGGCGTTGAGCAGGGGCAGGCTTGAGGTCCCCTCACTGCTCATAATGTTCTCTGGCGCTGGAGTTCTCCTCTACTGGCTGCTCTCCCACAGGACTTTCATAAAGCTTGACGTGGATTTCCTGTACTCCCTGCTTCACATGTACGTCGTCTCCACGGGGTCCCAGCCGCCGGGCGAGGTGGTTAGGAGCGCCTCCAAGGGGCCATATGGTCACTACTCAAAGGTCTACAGGAGGGCCGCGGAGCTCGCAAAGAGGTGGGGCTACACGGTGCCCGAGGCCCTCTCCCTATCATCAAGGGGCGAGAGGAACAAGGCTTTCAAGGAGTTCATGGAGAGGCTCTCGGTGATATCAGCTGTGGGCGAGGAGGTGACGTCCTTTCTAAAGGTCGAGTACGAGACCATAAAGTTCAACTACCAGAACTATTACAACAGAAGCCTTGATGCGCTCAACGTGCTCTACGGGGCCTACGCCTCAACCATGGTTTCAGTGATCTTTGCGGTCACTACAATGATGCTTCTGTTCTTCTTCTTTGGCGGCACCAGCCTTAGGATAGTTATACTGAGCTACATAGCAGCCCTGATAGCCATAGCGGTGCTGGGCGTGCTCGTGATACTGAAGGCCCCTAAGGACCTCTTCGAGGCCAGGAGGTCCAGGAACCCTACGGCGCTCCTTGCCGACCTGCTTGCTGTGGCCGGGCTCGTGCTGGGCGTGACTATATCATATATGATACTGTCCCATGGGGTTAACTACGTCACTGTGGGTATCTCATTCATAGTGTTTGGCCTACTCTTTATACCGGCAGGCTACGTAATAAACAACATGGAGAACACGATAGACGACTATGACAGGTTCTTCCCGGTCGTTATAAGGAGCCTGGGGATATACCTGTCCCAGGTGCCAGACCTGAGGCAGGCCATCAAGGAGCTCTCCAGGATAGAGGTAGGCAAGCTTAGGAAGCTGTTGGAGAACCTGCAGGCCTCCCTCTCCATGGGCGTCGACAAGAGCGTGGCCATGGCTAAGTTCGCGGCCCAGACCAGAAGTGAGAACATATACAGGTCACTTCAGGTGTTCTCGGAAGTCATAGATCACGGGGGTGACCTGAGCGAGGCGGGCGTGGCGCTCTCTGACCACATGAACCTCCTGCTTACGCTGAGGGAGAGGAAGCTGCAGGTGACTGGCAACTTCCTCTCGACGCTTATACTCATGCACGCCAGCGTAGTAGCAATAATGGCCTTCATGGCTGAGATGATGTACTACTTCTCACAGCTGCTCATACCCCTAAGGGCCAGCATAAGCGCCTCCTTCGCTAACGTCTTCGTCTTTGGCAACATTAACGTGCCCCTGCTGGAGTCCTCGACCATAATATTTGCAGCTGTGATAACACTCATAAATGCCTACATACTCGCTGTTACCAAGGTTGGGAGCCCTAGGTCATTCTACCTCTTCCTGGCAATACTGTCAATAATGAGTGGAGGCGCTATAGTTGGGGTGGCTGTCTTGATGTCATACCTTTTCCACATATTCCCAGTGGCCACAGCAGGCCTCCCCTAA